The following is a genomic window from Bordetella sp. H567.
GCCAGCGCACCGGATGCCGCGGCGTGCAGCGCTTGCTGCACCGCGGCCGGAACCGTCGACTCTATCGTCACGCCGTTCTTGCGCATGTTGGCGCGGTTTTCCTCCAGTCGGCCTTCCATGCGCTTCCACTGTTCGGCTTCGGTCGCCGCGGCGGCCTGGTCCACGGCCTGGCGGCCGGCGGCATCCAGGGCCTCATAGGCGTCCAGGTTGATCGTCGCGATGGACAGTGGCATCGCGTAGTTGACCTCGGTGAAGTAGGGCAGGTATTGCCAAAGCTTGCGCCCGGCGCCGCCATCGCCCGAGGACAGCACCGCGTTTACTTCGCCGGATGCCAGGCGCGGCATGGCGTCCGCGAAGGAAATATTCGCCGCCTTGGCGCCGGCGCGCGTCATGGTGGCCTGCGAAACGTCGTCGTAGGTGCGGATCGAAAGCGCCTTCAGGTCCGCCACCGTCTTGATCGGCGCCTTGGACCAGATGCCGGAAGGCGGCCACGGCGTGGTGTACAGCAGTTTCTGGCCATGCGCGGCCAGGAACCGGGCGTAAGCCGGCCGCGCGGCGTCGCGCAAGGCGCGCGCATTGTCCAGCGAGTCGGCCAGGAAGGGCAGCGACGACACGCCGAAGATCGGATATTTGTTTGCCAAGCCCCCGGCGAAGGCATCGGCGGCATCCACCTTGCGCGCCTGGACCGCATCCACCATATCGGCCGACTTGTAGCCCTTGGACGCATCGAAACTGGTTTCGACGACGATATTCCCGTGGGATTTTTCCTTCACCTGCTCGGCAAAGGTCGATATTCCCAGTCCCGGCATGGAGGTGGCCGGATATTCGGTGGTCATCTGCAGGGTCGTGGCGGCTTGCGCCGAGACCGCCATCAGCATGGCCGTGGCCAGCAGGCCGGGAAGGCGGGCGAAACGAAGGGCGGAGCGCCGTGAAAACGCGGGCATGGTGGTTTCCTGGGTAGGTTCGATAAAAGCGGCGCGCGCCGCGAAGGCGGCGGCGCAGCCGTAGCCTGCCACGGCGCGCCCCGAAAGGGACTTCGGCCTTACCCTAGGACGGCCGTGGCGAGGCCGGTTCGCGCCATACGAGCAGCCCGCCGGCCAGCGCCGCCGTGGCCACCGCGGACGCGAATACGGTAACCGCGACGGGCATCCCGGCAATGTCCACCAGATAACCGGTCGCGACCGGCAGTAAGCCGGCCGGGATATATCCAGCGATATTCAATACGGCATTCGCTTCGGCGCGGCGGCTTCCACGGATATTCAGGCCGATCAGCGTCAGGCCGCCCAATTGGCCCAAGCCCTGGCCCGCGCCGGCCAACAGCGCGGCGATAAGCAGCGCGAGAGCAATCGCTCCGTTCACCGCCAGCGCGAGGCTGAACATCGCCAGTACCGTGGCGGCCGCGCCGCTCAGCAGAATCCCACGTACCGACAGTCGCCGTGCAGCGAATTGCGAGCCGGTCGCGGCCAGGAACATGGCGCAGGCCATGCCCCCGGCAATCAAGGGACTGTGGACATGCAATAAACGCGAGAGCAGCGACGGGCCCAGCGACAGGACGAACGATGTCGCGGTGATGCCGGGCCCGAATACGCTGATACCCAGGACAAGATGGCGCCGCGCGTCGCGGGGAACGGACGGCAGGCGCAGTGTCCAGGCAGCGCGATCGCGCCGGGCAGGGCGACGCATCGGCAGGAAAAGAACCACAATGATCGCGCTGATCAACACCAATGCCTGCACGCCAAAGACAATCGCCACGGGCCTTTGCATGTCCTGCGCCACCGCTCCGGACAGCAAGGGCCCGAGACCTGCGCCGAAAACCATCGCCACCGACGCCAGCAAGGCGGCCTGCCGGGTGCGTGCCTCACCGCCGAGATCAGCCACCGCGGCCATGCCGGCCGTCACGACGACGCCCACCGCAATGCCGGCAAGCAGGCGCGCCGCCCCGAGGGCAGCCACCGATTCCGCGCCAGAGAAAAGCAGGCAGGCCAGCAGCGCGGCCAACAGCCCGGGCAGCAGTACCGGCTTGCGCCCATAACGATCCGACAGCTGGCCCGCGACCAGCAGCGTCCCGAGCAGGCTCGCGATGTACACGGCGAATATCACGGTCAGCGTGCCCGACGAGAAGTTCAACTGCGTGCGCCAGTGTTCATAAAGAGGCGTGGGCGAGTTCGATAGCATGAATACCGCTGCCACCGTTCCGGCTGCGCCCCACATGGGACCACGCGATTTCGTGGTGGTCGTCGCGCTCAGTATGTTTGCGTGGCTCATGCGGCTATCCGGTCGCGGTAATAGGTGGTCAGATAATGCAGATACGACACGCCGCTGGCGGCCAGTTCCGCATCGGTCACGTGCGCCACGCCCGTCAGGACGAACGGCGGCAGGAAAATCCCGCCTACGCGATGCACGGTTGCTTCAAAAGGCCAGGTCAATTCCTCGATGGTGTGTCCAACGGAGCCATCGTGCTGGTAAGCCGTGCTGGGGGTGAAGGCCGAAATCGCGATGCCGAACTCCTTGCCTTCCAGCGCGTGGCCGGCGGGGCCGTATGCCCATCCGTAGGCCAGTACTTCGTCGAACCATTTCTTCAGCAGCGGGGGCGAGCTGTACCAGTAGAGGGGGAACTGAAAAACGATGCGATCGTGGTCGCGCAGCAGTGCCTGTTCGCGCGGCACATCGATGTTCCCGTCAGGATACCGCGCGTACAGTGTGTGGATGGTGATGTCCGGGTCCCGGGCCGCGCGCAGCACGGTCAACCAGGCGCTGTGTATGCGGGACTCTCCGAGATCCGGGTGTACCGCGATGACTAGGGTCTTCATGGTGCCCTCCCTGGGCTGGATGGCCGGGCTTGCGCCGGGTCGATGCAGGCATCATCGTCCTGCTCCATGGCATGGTAAATTCCCCATCGGCTCACCTCAAATGTGAAAAATTTCCCATGATCGACTGGGAAGACCTGCATGTATTCGCGGTTTTCATGCGGCAAAGGTCTCTGTCGGCGGCCGCGCGCGAGTTGCAAGTCGAGCACGCAACCATCGCGCGCCGCATCGCCTCGCTGGAGCGCGACCTGAAATTGAAGCTGGTGGATCGCCGGACGCGGTCGTACCTCCCTACTTCCGATGGCGAAACCATTGCCCGCCTGGGCGCCGGGATGGAAGAAGCGGCGCACGCGATCACGCGGGTGGCCGAGGCCGGACAGCAGGGCGTCCTGGGCGATGTCTCGCTAAGCGCGCCGCCGATGCTGACATTGAACCTGATCGCGCCCAGGCTCGGTGAGCTAAGGAAAAAGCACCCAGGGCTACGGCTGCACATCATCACGGAGACCCGCACCGCGTCGCTGACCCAGGGCGAAGCCGAT
Proteins encoded in this region:
- a CDS encoding TRAP transporter substrate-binding protein, yielding MLMAVSAQAATTLQMTTEYPATSMPGLGISTFAEQVKEKSHGNIVVETSFDASKGYKSADMVDAVQARKVDAADAFAGGLANKYPIFGVSSLPFLADSLDNARALRDAARPAYARFLAAHGQKLLYTTPWPPSGIWSKAPIKTVADLKALSIRTYDDVSQATMTRAGAKAANISFADAMPRLASGEVNAVLSSGDGGAGRKLWQYLPYFTEVNYAMPLSIATINLDAYEALDAAGRQAVDQAAAATEAEQWKRMEGRLEENRANMRKNGVTIESTVPAAVQQALHAAASGALADWQDRTGADGKAILDRYKAR
- a CDS encoding MFS transporter, with product MSHANILSATTTTKSRGPMWGAAGTVAAVFMLSNSPTPLYEHWRTQLNFSSGTLTVIFAVYIASLLGTLLVAGQLSDRYGRKPVLLPGLLAALLACLLFSGAESVAALGAARLLAGIAVGVVVTAGMAAVADLGGEARTRQAALLASVAMVFGAGLGPLLSGAVAQDMQRPVAIVFGVQALVLISAIIVVLFLPMRRPARRDRAAWTLRLPSVPRDARRHLVLGISVFGPGITATSFVLSLGPSLLSRLLHVHSPLIAGGMACAMFLAATGSQFAARRLSVRGILLSGAAATVLAMFSLALAVNGAIALALLIAALLAGAGQGLGQLGGLTLIGLNIRGSRRAEANAVLNIAGYIPAGLLPVATGYLVDIAGMPVAVTVFASAVATAALAGGLLVWREPASPRPS
- a CDS encoding NAD(P)H-dependent oxidoreductase; amino-acid sequence: MKTLVIAVHPDLGESRIHSAWLTVLRAARDPDITIHTLYARYPDGNIDVPREQALLRDHDRIVFQFPLYWYSSPPLLKKWFDEVLAYGWAYGPAGHALEGKEFGIAISAFTPSTAYQHDGSVGHTIEELTWPFEATVHRVGGIFLPPFVLTGVAHVTDAELAASGVSYLHYLTTYYRDRIAA